The following are from one region of the Flavimobilis soli genome:
- a CDS encoding HAD family hydrolase, with amino-acid sequence MSGSPAGLEDVQEPLRWPDSVLPAPSGADHLVALDVDGTLMTEDGFISPEAKALVREIRAAGSHVVLATGRPLVALLPVADELGLDDGYLVASNGSVTARLGGPQGYEIDDAVMFEAGPALDLVLHHMPRTLFAVEEVGVGYWVAEPFPERTIMGRQTVVDLRDLAERATTRIVAVDAGEPVGALRAGLAELGLSDTHFSIADLMWMDVAPQDVSKASALERVRAKLGVHERATVAVGDGGNDVEMLRWASCGVAMGHAAADVVAAADTITGSILDDGVVAVLQAVLDRLEGVELPRR; translated from the coding sequence CCGCTGCGCTGGCCCGACTCGGTGCTGCCTGCGCCCTCGGGCGCCGACCATCTCGTCGCGCTCGACGTCGACGGCACCCTCATGACCGAGGACGGCTTCATCTCCCCGGAGGCGAAGGCGCTCGTCCGTGAGATCCGCGCCGCGGGCAGCCACGTGGTGCTCGCGACCGGTCGCCCGCTCGTCGCGCTGCTCCCGGTCGCGGACGAGCTGGGGCTCGACGACGGCTACCTCGTCGCGTCGAACGGCTCGGTCACGGCGCGGCTGGGCGGTCCGCAGGGCTACGAGATCGACGACGCCGTCATGTTCGAGGCGGGTCCCGCGCTCGACCTCGTGCTGCACCACATGCCGCGCACGCTCTTCGCGGTCGAGGAGGTCGGTGTCGGCTACTGGGTGGCGGAGCCGTTCCCCGAGCGCACGATCATGGGCCGGCAGACGGTCGTCGACCTGCGTGACCTCGCGGAGCGCGCGACGACGCGGATCGTCGCGGTCGACGCCGGCGAGCCGGTCGGCGCGCTGCGCGCGGGCCTCGCCGAGCTCGGCCTGTCCGACACGCACTTCTCGATCGCGGACCTCATGTGGATGGACGTCGCGCCGCAGGACGTCTCGAAGGCGTCCGCGCTCGAGCGCGTGCGCGCGAAGCTCGGCGTCCACGAGCGTGCGACGGTCGCCGTGGGCGACGGCGGCAATGACGTCGAGATGCTGCGCTGGGCGTCGTGCGGCGTGGCCATGGGCCACGCGGCCGCGGACGTCGTGGCCGCTGCGGACACGATCACGGGCTCGATCCTCGACGACGGCGTGGTCGCCGTCCTGCAGGCCGTGCTCGACC